A stretch of DNA from Williamwhitmania sp.:
ATGAAAGGTGGCAAAAGGTTCCAGAATAGAACCTGCTGCAGTGTTGGCCGTATCAAAAAAGGAAAATTCAGCCCCAGCATATCGATTTAGCAGCCACGATAACCGCTGAATAGGTTCCGCACAGGCAATGCCCAAAAAGGCAGCAGTCTGCAAGGGGACATCCAACTTGTGAACAGTTTTGGGCATATGCTAAAGGTTAAATAACGTCCTACCTTGCAAGAGAGTCTACCGAGGTCATGCTGGATTCCTCAGCGTCAGATTGGGCAAATGCAGCTAGTTCATCTTCGTTCGAAAGCACCACCATTGCTGCATTTTGCTCTGCTTCTTTCTTGGAATATCCTCTACCTTCGCTTACCTGCACACCTCCGATTAAGAGTGTAACATAAAAAATAGGCGAAGCTTCATGAGGCTCATGCTCCTCGTGATAGTCAAAGGTAACACTTCTTCGCTGTTTTTGGCCCCACTCAATAATGCGGCTTTTGAAATCTGTTTCCAGCAGTTCCAGCGTGTTAAGGTCAACAAAGCGTTTAAGAATCTTCCTTGTGAGAAATTTTTGCGTACGATTATAGCCTTGGTCAAGGTACATGGCACCAATTAGTGCCTCCAAAGCATCACCAAATATGTGCCGGTGAGCGGAGCTACTTGTTTGGGATACCACTAGCCGCTGTATACCAATTTGTATCGAAAGTTGGTTTAGGTGGGTGCGACTGACAATTTTCGCCCTCATCTTTGTAAGAAAGCCCTCTCTCTTTTCAGGATAGTGCATAAATAGGAAATCGGCAATGATGGCGTCAATGATGGCGTCGCCAAGATACTCCAACCGCTCATTGTTGACAGTCTGTCCCGAGGCAAG
This window harbors:
- the rnc gene encoding ribonuclease III, encoding MTLLHRIKIKSESDRIFYREFRSIFGFYPKNLNLYKLAFIHKSASVVLASGQTVNNERLEYLGDAIIDAIIADFLFMHYPEKREGFLTKMRAKIVSRTHLNQLSIQIGIQRLVVSQTSSSAHRHIFGDALEALIGAMYLDQGYNRTQKFLTRKILKRFVDLNTLELLETDFKSRIIEWGQKQRRSVTFDYHEEHEPHEASPIFYVTLLIGGVQVSEGRGYSKKEAEQNAAMVVLSNEDELAAFAQSDAEESSMTSVDSLAR